A single region of the Glycine max cultivar Williams 82 chromosome 20, Glycine_max_v4.0, whole genome shotgun sequence genome encodes:
- the LOC100794282 gene encoding serine/arginine-rich splicing factor SR30 isoform X1, whose translation MSGRSSRTIYVGNLPGDVRLREVEDLFYKYGPIVDIDLKIPPRPPGYAFVEFEDARDAEDAIQYRDGYNFDGFRLRVELAHGGRGYSSSVDRYSSYSGGSGSRGVSRRSDYRVLVTGLPPSASWQDLKDHMRKAGDVCFSQVFRERGGMTGIVDYTNYDDMKYAIRKLDDSEFRNAFSRAFIRVREYDRGYSRSPSRDSRRSYSRSLSRSPCISRSRSHSRSRSHSYSDRSRSWSPKPKHSRRSISLSRSQSRSRSPNSSPRPHQSPSSSS comes from the exons ATGAGCGGGCGGTCAAGCCGCACAATTTATGTTGGCAATCTTCCTGGCGACGTTCGCTTGAGAGAAGTAGAGGATCTATTCTACAAG TATGGTCCTATTGTTGACATTGATTTGAAGATACCTCCGAGACCACCAGGCTATGCTTTTGTAGAG TTTGAGGATGCTCGTGATGCTGAAGATGCAATTCAATATCGAGATGGTTACAATTTTGATGGTTTTCGGTTACGA GTTGAACTTGCACATGGTGGACGGGGATATTCATCATCAGTAGACCGTTACAGTAGCTATAGCGGTGGCAGTGGTAGCCGTGGAGTTTCCAGGCGTTCTGACTACCGTG TTCTGGTCACTGGATTACCTCCGTCTGCTTCATGGCAAGACCTGAAA GATCACATGCGTAAAGCTGGTGATGTGTGTTTTTCGCAAGTCTTCCGTGAGCGTGGGG GTATGACTGGGATAGTTGATTATACCAATTATGATGATATGAAATATGCT ATCAGGAAACTTGATGACTCAGAATTCCGCAATGCCTTTTCTCGTGCTTTCATACGG GTGAGGGAATATGATCGAGGTTATTCTAGAAGTCCTAGTCGTGATTCAAGGAGGAGCTATTCTAGAAGCCTCAGCCGCAGTCCATGTATCTCACGAAGCCGCAGCCATAGCCGCAGCAGAAGTCATAGCTATAGTGACAGGAGCAGAAG TTGGTCTCCGAAACCAAAACACTCTCGACGTTCAATATCTCTTTCAAG ATCCCAGTCAAGATCCAGATCTCCAAATTCATCA CCTCGACCTCACCAAAGTCCAAGTAGCTCATCATAA
- the LOC100794282 gene encoding serine/arginine-rich splicing factor SR30 isoform X2 yields MSGRSSRTIYVGNLPGDVRLREVEDLFYKYGPIVDIDLKIPPRPPGYAFVEFEDARDAEDAIQYRDGYNFDGFRLRVELAHGGRGYSSSVDRYSSYSGGSGSRGVSRRSDYRVLVTGLPPSASWQDLKDHMRKAGDVCFSQVFRERGGMTGIVDYTNYDDMKYAIRKLDDSEFRNAFSRAFIRVREYDRGYSRSPSRDSRRSYSRSLSRSPCISRSRSHSRSRSHSYSDRSRSWSPKPKHSRRSISLSRSQSRSRSPNSSGRSEHS; encoded by the exons ATGAGCGGGCGGTCAAGCCGCACAATTTATGTTGGCAATCTTCCTGGCGACGTTCGCTTGAGAGAAGTAGAGGATCTATTCTACAAG TATGGTCCTATTGTTGACATTGATTTGAAGATACCTCCGAGACCACCAGGCTATGCTTTTGTAGAG TTTGAGGATGCTCGTGATGCTGAAGATGCAATTCAATATCGAGATGGTTACAATTTTGATGGTTTTCGGTTACGA GTTGAACTTGCACATGGTGGACGGGGATATTCATCATCAGTAGACCGTTACAGTAGCTATAGCGGTGGCAGTGGTAGCCGTGGAGTTTCCAGGCGTTCTGACTACCGTG TTCTGGTCACTGGATTACCTCCGTCTGCTTCATGGCAAGACCTGAAA GATCACATGCGTAAAGCTGGTGATGTGTGTTTTTCGCAAGTCTTCCGTGAGCGTGGGG GTATGACTGGGATAGTTGATTATACCAATTATGATGATATGAAATATGCT ATCAGGAAACTTGATGACTCAGAATTCCGCAATGCCTTTTCTCGTGCTTTCATACGG GTGAGGGAATATGATCGAGGTTATTCTAGAAGTCCTAGTCGTGATTCAAGGAGGAGCTATTCTAGAAGCCTCAGCCGCAGTCCATGTATCTCACGAAGCCGCAGCCATAGCCGCAGCAGAAGTCATAGCTATAGTGACAGGAGCAGAAG TTGGTCTCCGAAACCAAAACACTCTCGACGTTCAATATCTCTTTCAAG ATCCCAGTCAAGATCCAGATCTCCAAATTCATCA GGGAGATCTGAACACAGCTGA